In the Arachis ipaensis cultivar K30076 chromosome B10, Araip1.1, whole genome shotgun sequence genome, one interval contains:
- the LOC107623490 gene encoding uncharacterized protein LOC107623490 isoform X2 — translation MAVVASPSSRNQTPPSSCSFSYPFASYTSANFAPGASPSSPRASPSLWPPSAFFFHLFATVSNIVIREILLGATTRLPRTTLHGYKEAALKAGKQTQDGRDEEITALRVEIQNLKDDAAVAFEQQQEAFDCISCILISASKEEEKN, via the exons ATGGCCGTTGTGGCTTCACCTTCCTCCAGAAACCAGACGCCACCCTCCTCGTGCTCCTTTTCCTACCCCTTCGCTTCATACACCTCCGCCAATTTCGCTCCCGGAGCCTCCCCCTCGTCCCCACGTGCTTCTCCTTCTCTTTGGCCACCATCGGCATTTTTCTTCCACCTCTTCGCCACCGTGTCCAACATCGTCATCCGTGAGATTCTCCTCGGAGCAACCACCAGGCTCCCCCGGACAACACTCCACGGCTATAAAGAG GCTGCTCTCAAGGCTGGCAAACAAACACAGGATGGGAGAGATGAGGAAATCACAGCCCTTCGTGTGGAAATTCAG AATCTAAAAGATGATGCAGCAGTAGCTTTTGAACAACAGCAAGAAGCTTTCGATTGCATCTCATGT ATTTTGATCTCTGCCtccaaagaagaagagaag AATTGA
- the LOC107623490 gene encoding uncharacterized protein LOC107623490 isoform X3 yields MAVVASPSSRNQTPPSSCSFSYPFASYTSANFAPGASPSSPRASPSLWPPSAFFFHLFATVSNIVIREILLGATTRLPRTTLHGYKEAALKAGKQTQDGRDEEITALRVEIQNLKDDAAVAFEQQQEAFDCISC; encoded by the exons ATGGCCGTTGTGGCTTCACCTTCCTCCAGAAACCAGACGCCACCCTCCTCGTGCTCCTTTTCCTACCCCTTCGCTTCATACACCTCCGCCAATTTCGCTCCCGGAGCCTCCCCCTCGTCCCCACGTGCTTCTCCTTCTCTTTGGCCACCATCGGCATTTTTCTTCCACCTCTTCGCCACCGTGTCCAACATCGTCATCCGTGAGATTCTCCTCGGAGCAACCACCAGGCTCCCCCGGACAACACTCCACGGCTATAAAGAG GCTGCTCTCAAGGCTGGCAAACAAACACAGGATGGGAGAGATGAGGAAATCACAGCCCTTCGTGTGGAAATTCAG AATCTAAAAGATGATGCAGCAGTAGCTTTTGAACAACAGCAAGAAGCTTTCGATTGCATCTCATGT TAA
- the LOC107623490 gene encoding uncharacterized protein LOC107623490 isoform X1, translating into MAVVASPSSRNQTPPSSCSFSYPFASYTSANFAPGASPSSPRASPSLWPPSAFFFHLFATVSNIVIREILLGATTRLPRTTLHGYKEAALKAGKQTQDGRDEEITALRVEIQNLKDDAAVAFEQQQEAFDCISCILISASKEEEKDFDYLKF; encoded by the exons ATGGCCGTTGTGGCTTCACCTTCCTCCAGAAACCAGACGCCACCCTCCTCGTGCTCCTTTTCCTACCCCTTCGCTTCATACACCTCCGCCAATTTCGCTCCCGGAGCCTCCCCCTCGTCCCCACGTGCTTCTCCTTCTCTTTGGCCACCATCGGCATTTTTCTTCCACCTCTTCGCCACCGTGTCCAACATCGTCATCCGTGAGATTCTCCTCGGAGCAACCACCAGGCTCCCCCGGACAACACTCCACGGCTATAAAGAG GCTGCTCTCAAGGCTGGCAAACAAACACAGGATGGGAGAGATGAGGAAATCACAGCCCTTCGTGTGGAAATTCAG AATCTAAAAGATGATGCAGCAGTAGCTTTTGAACAACAGCAAGAAGCTTTCGATTGCATCTCATGT ATTTTGATCTCTGCCtccaaagaagaagagaag GATTTCGATTACCTTAAATTCTGA